Proteins encoded by one window of Deinococcus yavapaiensis KR-236:
- the lon gene encoding endopeptidase La, giving the protein MIWELPVIALRSTVVLPGTTTNIDVGRAKSKRAIDEAQASDRRVLLLTQRDQRTDDPTLGEMFDLGVLAVIKQVVRLPDSTLQVLVEAQERARVAGTVPSSYLRVRAETLPREEGDKRETEVFLAEAKTAFEEYVRQNKNLRLDNYQVDAIRTMTDAGLAADTMAHHATWSVEDKQNILELVNITARIEKVVTLLGRELERFNMDKRISSRVKEQMDQNQREYYLREQMKAISKELGGGEDGPAEVEALREKIEAAGMPANVKDKALKELQRLERTPGGSPEGTVIRNYIDWLLDTPWSKRDEEVLDIKRTRDILDEDHYGLEDVKERILEFLAVRQLTHKPQASVEGDQAKAEDRPEDRELRAPILCLVGPPGVGKTSLGKSVARSLNRKFVRMALGGVRDEAEIRGHRRTYIGSMPGRIIQGMKTAAVVNPIMLLDEIDKMSSDWRGDPSSAMLEVLDPEQNHTFQDHYLEVPYDLSQVMFITTANSLQTIPRPLLDRMEVIQIPGYTMPEKVAIARKYRVPRQLKAHGLEGRVEITDAALTRVVEEYTAESGVRNLDRQISKVARKAARELLEQPWDGLKVIDATDVPHYLGVPLHRPERMEKEPQVGTAQGLAWTSVGGTMLVVEALATPGSGKINMTGSLGDVMKESVQAAVAYLRANAEKYGADPEFYKKLDLHVHFPDGATPKDGPSAGITIATAVTSAITGRAARMDIAMTGEISLRGKVLPIGGVKEKLLAAHQGGIRTVIVPQDNEPNLQDVPESIRGELTIHPVENVSQVLDLVLLPLPEQPTTPPPFAGRDVTQPGA; this is encoded by the coding sequence ATGATCTGGGAACTTCCCGTAATCGCACTGAGAAGCACCGTGGTGCTACCTGGCACCACCACCAACATCGACGTGGGGCGTGCGAAGAGCAAGCGGGCCATCGACGAGGCGCAAGCTTCCGATCGCCGCGTGCTCCTGCTCACCCAACGTGATCAACGCACGGACGACCCCACCCTCGGCGAGATGTTCGATCTCGGCGTGCTCGCCGTCATCAAGCAAGTCGTGCGTCTGCCCGACTCCACCTTGCAAGTCCTGGTTGAAGCGCAAGAGCGCGCGCGAGTCGCCGGAACCGTTCCGTCCTCGTACCTGCGCGTGCGCGCCGAAACGCTGCCCCGCGAGGAAGGCGACAAGCGCGAAACGGAGGTGTTCCTCGCGGAAGCGAAGACGGCCTTCGAAGAGTACGTGCGCCAAAACAAGAACTTACGCCTCGACAACTACCAAGTCGACGCGATTCGCACCATGACGGACGCCGGTCTCGCCGCCGACACCATGGCGCACCACGCCACGTGGAGCGTCGAGGACAAGCAAAACATCCTCGAACTCGTCAACATCACGGCCCGCATCGAGAAGGTCGTCACGCTCCTCGGCCGCGAGCTCGAGCGCTTCAACATGGACAAGCGCATCTCCAGCCGCGTCAAAGAGCAGATGGACCAAAATCAACGCGAGTACTACCTGCGAGAGCAGATGAAGGCCATCTCCAAAGAGCTCGGCGGCGGCGAGGACGGCCCTGCCGAAGTCGAAGCGCTGCGCGAGAAGATCGAAGCGGCCGGCATGCCCGCCAACGTCAAGGACAAGGCCCTCAAGGAACTGCAACGCTTGGAGCGCACTCCCGGCGGCAGCCCCGAAGGCACCGTCATTCGCAACTACATCGACTGGTTGCTCGACACGCCTTGGAGCAAGCGCGACGAGGAAGTTCTCGACATCAAGCGCACCCGTGACATTCTCGACGAGGACCACTACGGCCTCGAAGACGTCAAAGAGCGCATCCTCGAGTTCCTCGCCGTACGCCAACTCACCCACAAGCCTCAAGCTTCGGTCGAAGGTGACCAAGCCAAAGCCGAGGACCGACCCGAGGACCGCGAACTGCGCGCCCCGATCTTGTGCCTCGTCGGCCCTCCGGGCGTCGGCAAGACGTCGCTCGGTAAGAGCGTCGCTCGCTCGCTCAACCGCAAGTTCGTCCGCATGGCCCTCGGCGGTGTGCGTGACGAAGCCGAGATTCGCGGCCACCGCCGCACGTACATCGGCTCCATGCCCGGCCGCATCATCCAAGGCATGAAGACGGCGGCCGTCGTCAATCCCATCATGCTGCTCGACGAAATCGACAAGATGTCGAGCGATTGGCGCGGCGATCCGTCGAGCGCCATGCTCGAAGTCCTCGACCCCGAGCAGAACCACACCTTCCAAGATCACTACCTGGAAGTGCCGTACGACCTCAGCCAAGTGATGTTCATCACGACGGCGAACTCTCTGCAAACGATTCCGCGTCCCCTGCTCGACCGCATGGAAGTCATCCAGATTCCCGGCTACACCATGCCCGAGAAGGTCGCCATCGCCCGGAAGTACCGCGTGCCGCGGCAACTCAAGGCGCACGGCCTCGAAGGCCGCGTGGAGATCACGGACGCCGCCCTCACGCGCGTCGTCGAGGAGTACACTGCCGAGTCGGGCGTGCGCAACCTCGACCGCCAGATTTCCAAGGTCGCCCGCAAGGCGGCGCGTGAACTGCTCGAGCAACCGTGGGACGGCTTGAAGGTCATCGACGCGACGGACGTTCCTCACTACCTCGGCGTGCCCCTGCACCGCCCCGAGCGCATGGAGAAGGAACCGCAAGTCGGCACCGCGCAAGGTCTCGCGTGGACCTCGGTCGGCGGCACGATGCTCGTCGTGGAAGCCCTCGCGACGCCGGGCAGCGGCAAGATCAACATGACGGGCTCCCTCGGAGACGTCATGAAGGAGTCGGTGCAAGCCGCCGTGGCGTACTTGCGCGCCAACGCCGAGAAGTACGGCGCGGACCCCGAGTTCTACAAGAAGCTCGACTTGCACGTCCACTTCCCCGACGGCGCCACGCCGAAGGACGGTCCCAGCGCGGGCATCACGATCGCCACGGCCGTCACGTCCGCCATCACGGGCCGCGCCGCCCGCATGGACATCGCCATGACCGGCGAAATCTCGCTGCGCGGCAAGGTCTTGCCGATCGGCGGCGTGAAGGAGAAGCTCCTCGCCGCGCACCAAGGCGGCATCCGCACCGTCATCGTGCCGCAGGACAACGAGCCGAACTTGCAAGACGTGCCGGAAAGCATTCGCGGCGAATTGACGATTCACCCCGTCGAGAACGTTTCGCAAGTCCTCGACCTCGTCCTCTTGCCCTTGCCCGAACAGCCGACCACGCCGCCCCCCTTCGCGGGACGCGACGTGACCCAG